The DNA window ATGCACCCCGAGCACGCACCCTGTGTGCTGAGCGTGCTCCCCGTGCACTCTGAGTGTGCATCCATGCACCCTGCGTGCGCCCTGTGCACTTTGAGCGTGCCCCCCAGGCACTCTGAGCGTGCACCCTGCGCACTGAGTGTGCACCCGGTGCACTCTGAGCGTGCATCTGTGCACCCTGAGCGCGCACCCCGTGCACCCTGAGCGCGCACCCCACGCACCACCAGCACGCACCCACAGCCCCGGAGCGCGCACCCCACGCGCCCCAAGCGCGCTCCCCGAGCTCATTAGCGCCTCGCTCGGCGCTTACTAATTAACCACCTCTACCTTTGAAGCCCGACCCACGGGGCAGCGGCggcagggctgcggggggccgtgccgggccgggccggtCCCAccccgggggcgggcggcggagcACGtgaggccgggccgggccgtgccgagccgtgccgggccgcCCCGAGTCACTccccgccccgagccccgcggcGGAGCGGAGCAGGAGCGGagcggctcggcacggctcggcacggctcggcacggctcggcacgcAGCATGGAGCCGGCAAGGCGGTGGCGAGCgctgctcctcctggggctggggctctcgctgctgctggtggtggccgGTGAGTGcagggggggcccggggggtgcgcgcagcccccgcaggagcagaggggccgggcggggcgaGCTCGGGGTCGCAGCTCGCTCCTGGCTGCCAAGCCGGGAGTAGCCGAGCCGAGCTGGGCCGTCCCGTGCTTTCGGGCTGAGATAAGCGTGTAAACAGCTGCCCTGGGAGCGgccggcgcggcgcggcgcggcgcggcacggcgcggcacggcacggcaccgGGAGCCGCGGGGAGAGGCAGCGCCCTGCGGGTCACCGTGGGGTGGGTGGCCCCAAAAGGGTGACCCCCAAGGGTTACAGTGGGGTGGCTGACCCCAAAAGGCTGACCCCAAAAGGGTGACCCCAAAAGGCTGACCCCAAAGATTGACCCCATAAAGGTGGCCCCAAAGGGACGGGTGTGAGCAGGGACCAGGGGAGCGAAGCCCACGCGCAGGAGGGCGCCCGTTCGgccctccccaggcagccccgacctgaccccccccagccccgccggtTTTCGGAGGATGTTATTTTTGCCTTCCGGCCAGCCTGTGGGCTCGCATAAGCAAACATTTCCAAAAGCGGTGCCTGAGCTTTGTGGCCTTGGTTCCTGGCTGTCCAGCCCGTGACAGCTCCGTCCTTGACCCGAGAGATCCGCGTGTGGGGAGGATGGAGGTGCTGAACCGCTCCGCCACCGGCCCTGAAACGTCCCAAAAAGTAGGAGCATCCAAAACTTTTTGCAGCAATGGAAAATGTGAGCGGCGTGCCTTGTTGCTGGGCGAGGGGCTGGCCGGTGACACCCGCCACCCGAGGAATTATTCCTGGGAGGGGATAAAAGAGAATCTGCTCCCTCGGAATAAATGAAGTATAAATCTAGCACCGGGACCCCTCCCGTCCCAGCCCTGGGAAGATATGCAGGGAATTTTACACCGCTCGCTCCTTTTCCCGCAGTGTCCCACCCCAGAAACTCCCCCGTCGGAGCGGCGTGCGCGAGGATGGCAGGGCGCACACGTCCGCTGGCACAccgtgctgcaggaggcagccagctcctgctgctcaaCACAGGCAGCTCTGTGCGCAGGGGATCCTTGGGATGCACCCAGGACCTGCGGAGGAGTGTGGGGCGAAGGCATCCCCACGGACCAGCCCGTGTAGGAGCTCTCTCCTCCCGCGCCGTAGCTCATGGCAGCGCATTGATGGAGCATGAGGTcatgcagagctggctgggcaGCGCAGGCAGCGACTTGAACCGGTGCCCGAGGTTTTCTGTCTCCCAAGGCTGGGCTAAGGGAGCTCCAGCATCCTTTTGGAAACCCTCGTGGGACGCCCGGGCCCTGCCTGGcctgcctgctcctggtgcCTACCCTACAGTTGCTGAGCATCGGGAAGAATAGGATTACCTCCGAGCAGCCCTGCTATTAAAAGGCTAATGAGTAGGAGCTCGCTGAGTAGTAGCTTAGGCTAATGAGAGCCTTGCTGCTTGGTGTGGGTCCAGGCAGCAAGCCCACAGCTCATTACCTTCCACCTTCTCCAGGGCACGCAGGTAGTGGGGGATCACTGCTGGGTCTCCGCCTGAGTTGGAGCTTTGCTCCGACTCGAGCGTGGCACCGAGCGACGTGCTGTCCCTGCGCTTGGCGTGGGGCTCTTAAGGTTTTCAGGCAGCTCTGTGGGAATCCGGTCGAGGTTTATGGAGAGCGTTGCCACCCTGCAGCTGTTTGGGCAGGGTAGATTGGGGGTGGGAGGAATTTCCCCGAGGCCATGCGGCACCCTGCGCTTCCTCCTCTCCCGTCTCCAGTGGCTGTGAGCGCAGGCACGTGGCTCCCCCTGcgatgattttttttgtttgtaaatactGACTTTGGTTAGCAAAACCCAGCAGGGTGAGCAGCCCCGTTCCCTGGCATCATCCTGTCCTGCTCATGCCTGTGTGTGCCCCAGCCTGGCCAGCCCCGGCCTCCCGGCACCGCAGCCGAAGCAGGAAGGGCGCTGCAGGCCTGGGATTCCCCTGGGCGCTGGGCTGACCTTCGGGCTCTGTCCAACCACTTTTTCTGTGCACTTTTTTCCTGATGGCTCGCGGTGACGCATGGTTTTGCTGGCAGGTGATTTCTGCAACGTAAACCACTGTCAGAACGGGGGCACCTGCCTGACCGGCATCAACGAGGCCCCCTTCTTCTGCATCTGCCCTGAAGGCTACGTTGGGATTGACTGCAATGAGACAGAGAAAGGTGAGGCTCAGGGAGGGACCCGAGTCCCCGTCGCAGGGGCTCTGTGAGGTGCAGGGGACCAGGCAGCCCGCAGGAGCCTGGCAGCGTGCCCTCCTCGTGGCCCTATGCCTCCAGCCCTGTTGCATCCTCAGgcactgaaaacacagaggATGCTCTTTATTTTCCCCCTGTGCCCATGTAACATCCCTTTTTAcctcctgtccccttccccaggcCCCTGCCACCCTAACCCTTGCCACAACAACGGCGAGTGCCAGTTGGTCCCAAATCGAGGGGACGTCTTCACCGACTACATCTGCAAGTGCCCCGCGGGGTACGACGGGGTGCACTGCCAGAACAGTGAGTACAGCAggctggggggccgggggggggctggaggtggcagcTCAGGCACCCCTGGACCTGCTCCCAAGGGGCTGCGGTGATCCCGGTGATGTGACAGGGGCTGCCCCAAAGCTCAGCCTGCTCCACGCGTGTTACCAGCCCTGCGGTCAGCAGGGACACGGCTTGGAGGAGAGCTTCAGGCTGTGCCAGCAGGCCTGGGGGAACCTCGCTCTGCAGACGCCTCTTTTCCCGGGGCTGGCTTTGGGGTCACCTCCTGAGCCCCCTCTCCTCTGTCCTAGACAAGAACGAgtgctcctcccagccctgcaaaAACGGAGGCACCTGCCTAGACCTGGATGGCGACTACACCTGCAAGTGCCCTCCTCCCTTCTTCGGGAGGTCCTGCCACGTCCGTAAGTTCCTGGCACCCCTTGTCCCCAGGCAGGAGGCAGACGAGCCCCTGGTTCTGCTGCCTGGTCACGTATGGCCcctgctctccctccttccctccctccccgcgcCCCCAGGCTGTGCCGTTCCCCTGGGCATGGAAGGAGGAGCCATCTCGGACGCGCAGCTCTCGGCCTCCTCCGTCCACTACGGCTTCCTCGGCCTCCAGCGCTGGGGGCCAGAGCTCGCCCGCCTCAACAACCACGGCATCGTCAACGCCTGGACCTCCAGCAATTATGACAAGAGCCCGTGGATCCAGGTATCTATGGGAGGAGCGGCGAGCAGCCCCgttagctgctgctgctggggtttAGCACGGTGCCACCTGGGACGCCGCGTGTCCTGGAGAAGGCGGTGGGCACCCAGCGCGGTGACGtcccctcctctgcccagaCCTGGGGCCAGGGGATGCAGGGCTTTAGCGCCGAGGAACCCACGGTGCCCAGGTGTTCCTGGGTGCGATGCTGCCAGGCTGGGTGGTGCCGTGGGTGCAGACCTCACATCCCACTATATTCACCCTCTCGCTCCCCCCCCAGGCCAACCTGCTGAGGAAGATGAGGCTGAGCGGCATCGTCACGCAAGGCGCTCGCCGCGTGGGGAAGTCGGAGTACATCCGCGCCTACAAAGTGGCCTACAGCCTGGACGGGAGGGAGTTCACCTTCTGCAAGGACGAGAAGCAGGACACGGACAAGGTGGGCTGAGCGGTGCGGCTGTGTGCCCAGTCCTGAGCTCGGGGGAGTGCTTCTGACCCGGGTCAAAGCCACCTCGGGGACCCTCCGAGCAGCGTGCCGCACGGGCGGTGGCGGTTCGGGAGTGCTCTCCGGCTCTTTAATTGACCATAATGAGCACACCCAAAGAAGCAGGGCTGATTTATTCAGGTCATTCAGATAACATCTTTGTAGTTAACGTGCTACAGAGGATGTGGGCACAGCCTGGAAGCGCCAGCAAATAACTTGCATGGCTCTGGGCTGAGCGTGAGCCCACCGCGTATCTCGGTCTCGAGTCGCTGAATGCAGCACTTTTTTAGGGGAAATGCCTCCTGGCTGTTTTTTTGTGCACCCAGGGAAAGGCTGGGAATATCTGCCTCgctttaaacaaagaaaagtttatCTCATCTGcacagtgctggaaaaaaaaaaaaaagcatggaagcGTGACCTGACAGCACGCTGCATTTTGAACGCAAACAAGCACGCCGCCCCTCTGCTTTTCGAGCGCATGTCGTGATTTGGGGAGCGCAGCTGCAGGGAGTGGGGGCAGCTCTGTGCGGATGAAGCAGGGGGCAGTGCTGAGAGCAatggggctgctgccagctcgTGCGCTCTTCAGGGGCACAATCGAAGAGCTCAGGTTCCCCTGGTTCTGGGGAACAGACACCGAGGTCTGTCCGTCTGGTGGGCAAGGGCTTTTaggaggtgctggggtgcccACCTCTGCCTGCTTTTCCCAGGTTTTCCAGGGGAACGTGGACTATGGCACCATGCAGACCAACATGTTCGACCCTCCCATCACGGCCCAGTTCATCCGCATCTACCCCGT is part of the Cygnus atratus isolate AKBS03 ecotype Queensland, Australia chromosome 11, CAtr_DNAZoo_HiC_assembly, whole genome shotgun sequence genome and encodes:
- the MFGE8 gene encoding lactadherin isoform X2, whose product is MEPARRWRALLLLGLGLSLLLVVAGDFCNVNHCQNGGTCLTGINEAPFFCICPEGYVGIDCNETEKGPCHPNPCHNNGECQLVPNRGDVFTDYICKCPAGYDGVHCQNNKNECSSQPCKNGGTCLDLDGDYTCKCPPPFFGRSCHVRCAVPLGMEGGAISDAQLSASSVHYGFLGLQRWGPELARLNNHGIVNAWTSSNYDKSPWIQANLLRKMRLSGIVTQGARRVGKSEYIRAYKVAYSLDGREFTFCKDEKQDTDKVFQGNVDYGTMQTNMFDPPITAQFIRIYPVVCRRACTLRFELIGCEMNVYFNTAGCSEPLGMKSRLISDQQITASSVFKTWGIDAFTWHPHYARLDKTGKTNAWTALHNGQAEWLQIDLRDPKKVTGIITQGARDFGHIQYVAAYKVAYSDNGTSWTVYRDSQTNSTKIFHGNSDNYSHKKNVFDVPFYARFVRILPVAWHNRITLRVELLGCDE
- the MFGE8 gene encoding lactadherin isoform X3, translated to MEPARRWRALLLLGLGLSLLLVVAGDFCNVNHCQNGGTCLTGINEAPFFCICPEGYVGIDCNETEKGPCHPNPCHNNGECQLVPNRGDVFTDYICKCPAGYDGVHCQNNKNECSSQPCKNGGTCLDLDGDYTCKCPPPFFGRSCHVRCAVPLGMEGGAISDAQLSASSVHYGFLGLQRWGPELARLNNHGIVNAWTSSNYDKSPWIQANLLRKMRLSGIVTQGARRVGKSEYIRAYKVAYSLDGREFTFCKDEKQDTDKVFQGNVDYGTMQTNMFDPPITAQFIRIYPVVCRRACTLRFELIGCEMNGCSEPLGMKSRLISDQQITASSVFKTWGIDAFTWHPHYARLDKTGKTNAWTALHNGQAEWLQIDLRDPKKVTGIITQGARDFGHIQYVAAYKVAYSDNGTSWTVYRDSQTNSTKIFHGNSDNYSHKKNVFDVPFYARFVRILPVAWHNRITLRVELLGCDE
- the MFGE8 gene encoding lactadherin isoform X1 is translated as MEPARRWRALLLLGLGLSLLLVVAGDFCNVNHCQNGGTCLTGINEAPFFCICPEGYVGIDCNETEKGPCHPNPCHNNGECQLVPNRGDVFTDYICKCPAGYDGVHCQNNKNECSSQPCKNGGTCLDLDGDYTCKCPPPFFGRSCHVRKFLAPLVPRQEADEPLVLLPGHVWPLLSLLPSLPAPPGCAVPLGMEGGAISDAQLSASSVHYGFLGLQRWGPELARLNNHGIVNAWTSSNYDKSPWIQANLLRKMRLSGIVTQGARRVGKSEYIRAYKVAYSLDGREFTFCKDEKQDTDKVFQGNVDYGTMQTNMFDPPITAQFIRIYPVVCRRACTLRFELIGCEMNGCSEPLGMKSRLISDQQITASSVFKTWGIDAFTWHPHYARLDKTGKTNAWTALHNGQAEWLQIDLRDPKKVTGIITQGARDFGHIQYVAAYKVAYSDNGTSWTVYRDSQTNSTKIFHGNSDNYSHKKNVFDVPFYARFVRILPVAWHNRITLRVELLGCDE